The genomic stretch GAATCTTATATTTTAGAGGAAACAGAAGAAGAAACTATATTGAAAGTAGCCATTAAATCGTCACCGGAATTCAAAGATTTTTTTGAAGAAAAATTCCCGGCTGCGCTTCAAAATGTAAAGAATCTGGCTGAAAATCAGCTTTAAGTGATTGATTGCAAAGACACAAGTGATTTTAACCAAATCACACACATCAAAAAATCATTATTATGGAAAATTTATCGTACGACATTATTATCAATGCTCCAAAACAAAAAATATGGGATGTCTTGTGGACACCAGAAACGTACAGTGAATGGACGAAATATTTCAATCCTAAGTCGATTTCAATAATGAAATCAGATTGGCAAGTTGGTGGAAAAACGTATTTTACAAATACAGAAGGTGAAGGAATGGTATCCACGATCGATAGCTTGGAAAAGCCCGATCAGATTGTTTTTAAACATTTAGGAATGGTTGATAAAGAAGGAAATGAAGACACTCAAAGTAAAGAAGTGATGGAGTGGAACGGTTCTTTTGAAAAATATTTCCTGATTTCGCTCGATGACGGAACGGTAAAACTTCAAGCAGAAGTTCAGGCCGAAAGCGAATGGAAAGATCATATGAACGAAGGCTTTACCAAAGGTTTACAGATTGTTAAAGATCTTGCGGAATCGAATTAATAAGATTTGTATAGTTTATATCAGGAGGTTTTTTTAGAGAAAACCTCTTTTTTTATTTAACTTTAAAAAAATATTCTCAATCATTTGTGAAAATCAGTGATATATGTGAGAATTTAAAACAATTAATATGAAATTACTGGGAATCCTTTTTATTACATTTGCTTTAGCTTTAGTCGGAACAAAAATCTTTGAGGGAAATTGGAATCTTCTATTTTCCGGAAATCTTGGAATGGCAGTTTTCATGATTTTCACAGGTTTTGCCCATTTTAAATTTCAAAAAGGAATGGCTTTAATGATTCCTAAATTTATTCCGGCAAAAATGTTTTGGGTCTATTTTACAGGTCTAATTGAAATTCTGACGGCAATTGGCTTAATGATTCCTTCAATTCGGGAGCTTACTTCAATTTTGTTGATTATCTTTTTAATTTTAGTGTTTATTGCTAATGTTTATTCATCACGAAAGAAAGTGAACCTTTTTAAAGCAGATTATTCTGGTCCCGGAATGGCTTATTTGTATAAAGAAAGAATTCCAATGCAGATTATTTTAATAACCTGGACATGGTATTTCGGAATTTATCTGAACTGAAAATTAGCTTTAAATCGGTTAAAACAAGTCTATTTTAAACAAAATTTAAAACCAACATCACGATTTTTATCTCTCACCGAAAATCCTTATTTTTGCATATCTAAAAAGTAAAAGTAAAGAAATGAATTCCTACAAAAATCCATTGGAAGAGCGCTACTCCAGTGAAGAAATGTTATTTAACTTTTCTCATAATAATAAATTCCAGAATTGGAGAAAGCTTTGGATTGCCCTTGCTGAAATTGAAAAAGACTTAGGTCTTGAGATTACAGACGAGCAAATTGCTGAGTTGAAAGCCAATGTTGATAATATCGATTACGATAAAGCGGCAGAATACGAGAAAAAATTCCGTCATGATGTAATGGCTCACGTTCACGCTTATGGTGATGTGGCGCCTTCTGCTAAAGGAATTATTCACTTAGGAGCTACTTCGGCATTTGTAGGAGATAATACAGATTTAATTCAAATCCGTGACGGACTTTTAATTTTAAAGAAAAAGTTGGTTAACGTAATGAAAAATCTTTCTGATTTTGCTATTCAATATAAAGATTTACCAACTTTAGGATTTACACACTTCCAACCAGCTCAGTTAACAACTGTTGGAAAAAGAGCTACACTTTGGTTACAAAGTTTGGTTCTAGACATCGAGGAGCTTGATTTCTTCTTAGAAACGCTACGTTTCAGAGGAGTAAAAGGAACAACAGGAACTGCTGCAAGTTTCCTTGAGCTTTTCAACGGTGATTATTCTAAAGTAAAACATTTAGATAAAGAGCTTTCAAAAAGATTCGGTTTTGAGAAAGTTTTCGGAGTTTCTGGACAGACTTATGACAGAAAAATCGATGCTAAAGTGGTCGCTTTATTAGGAAATATTGCACAATCTGCACATAAATTTACCAACGATCTACGTCTTCTTCAAAATTTGAAAGAAATTGAAGAACCATTCGAAAAAAACCAAATCGGTTCATCTGCAATGGCTTACAAGCGTAATCCAATGAGAAGCGAAAGAATCGGAGCGTTGGCAAAATATGTTATGTCTTTGACGACGAGTTCTGCAATGGTCGCTTCTACGCAATGGTTTGAAAGAACTTTAGATGATTCTGCAAACAAGAGATTAACGATTCCTCAGGCTTTCTTGGCTGTTGATGCAATTCTATTGATTTGGAACAACATCATGAACGGAATCGTGGTATATCCGAACAGAATCAACAAGCATATTATGGAAGAACTTCCTTTCATGGCGACAGAATACATCATCATGGAAGAGGTAAAAGCTGGTGGAGACCGTCAGGAAATCCACGAAGTGATCAGAGTTCATTCAATGGAAGCTTCTAAAAAAGTGAAAGAAGAAGGTAAAGAAAATGACCTTATCGAAAGAATCTTAAATGACGATTCATTAAAGCTTGATAAGTCAAAATTAAAAGAAGTTTTAGATCCTAAAAACTTTATCGGGTTTGCACCAATTCAAACGGAAGAATTCATCGCAAATGAAGTTCAGCCGATCATTGATGCCAATAAAGACCTGATTGGTTTGGAGGCTGATCTTAAAGTATAAATGATATGCAGTCTTTTCGGCTGCATTTTTTACTTTGTTAAGTTTAAGATTTGACAAAGTTTTCAGAAACACTGATTTTTTTATGGCAGCTTTATCCGCCTTCCGTTCCCGCTTTTTGCCTACACTTCGTTTCGGCAAAAGAGCTCCACTCAAGTCGGGCTGCAAAGTGGGATTGCCAACATAAATTTCAGTTAAAAATTAAAAATAAATCTAATAAATATCTGGCATCTAATGTCTAATAACAAAAGAATTTTCGTAGAAAAAAGAGGAATTTTCGATGTAGAAAGTCCAAAGATTTTTGATGAAGTAAAAGCGGTGGTTCCGTCTATCCAAAGCGTAAAGGTGTATAACGTTTACGATATTTTTGGATTAAATGATGGTGAATTCGAAAAAGTGGTAAACAGCACTTTCGTAGATCCGGTTACTGATATTTTAATCGAAGAAAACCCTGCACAGGGAATCCATTTCGCATTAGAATTTTTACCGGGACAATACGATCAGCGTGCTGATTCTGCGCAACAATGTATTGCTTTACTGACTGAAAATGAGAAGTCTAAAGTAAGAAGCGGTAAACTTATCGAGTTTGAAGGAGTTTCTGAATCTGACTTGGTAAAAATCAAAGACCTTTTAATCAATAAAGTAGAATCTCAGGAGAAAGATCTATCAACTTTAAATATTCCTGCGGAAGAAACGCCGTCAAAAGTAATTGTTCACGAAGGTTTTATCAATTTTGATGATGCTCAATTAGAAGAATTCTTTAATAATCACGGTTTTGCTTTAGGTTTGGATGATTTGAAATTCATTCAGGAATATTTTAAAACTGAACAGAGAAATCCTACAGAAACTGAACTGAAAGTTTTAGACACGTATTGGAGCGACCACTGTCGTCACACAACTTTTGAAACAGAATTGTCAAATATTGAATTTGAAGGACAGTTTAAACATACATTGGAAACTATTTTCAATGATTATATCGAAAAAAGAAAATTCTTAGGACGTGAATTGAAACCAATCTCTTTAATGGATTTGGCGACCGTTTGCGGAAGATATTTTAGTAAAACCGGAAAGCTTGATAACTTGGTGGTTTCAGACGAAATCAACGCTTGTACCATCCAGATCGAAGCTGAATACGATGGTAAAAAAGAACCTTGGTATTTATTATTCAAAAACGAAACACACAATCACCCGACAGAAATTGAACCTTTTGGAGGTGCTTCAACGTGTTTAGGTGGCGCGATTAGAGATCCTTTATCTGGACGTTCTTTTGTGTTCCAGGCGATGAGATTAACGGGTGCTGCCGATGTTTTAGAATCGGTTGACAAAACTTTACCGGGTAAATTACCTCAAAAAACAATCACAAAACAAGCGGCAAACGGATATTCTTCTTACGGTAACCAAATCGGTTTGGCAACTACAATGGTTTCTGAAATCTATGACGAAGGCTACAAAGCGAAAAGAATGGAAGTTGGTTTCGTTGCCGGAGCAGTTCCTGTGGATTGGGTAAGACGTGAAAAACCTGAAGCTGGCGATTCTATCATCATTTTAGGTGGTGCAACAGGTCGTGACGGAGTTGGTGGAGCAAGCGGAAGTTCAAAAGAGCAGGACGAAACTTCTATCCACACGATGAGTTCTGAAGTTCAGAAAGGAAATGCGGTTGAAGAACGTAAAATTCAGAGATTATTCAGAAATCCTGAAGTGACTAGATTGATTAAGAAGTCAAACGACTTCGGAGCGGGTGGAGTTTCTGTTGCAATAGGCGAAATTGCTGATTCTTTGGAAGTTAATCTTGATGTTTTACCTTTAAAATACGAAGGTTTGAACGGAACCGAGCTTGCTATTTCTGAATCTCAGGAAAGAATGGCAGTTGTGGTTGAACCAAAAGATAAAGAGCAGTTCATCAAGTTCTGTGAAGCTGAAAACATTGTTGCTGTTGAAGTGGCAAAAGTAACAGATTCTGGAAGAATGCAGATGTTCTGGAAAGGCGATAAAATTGTTGACCTTTCAAGAGAATTCCTGGATACCAACGGTTGTTCTAAAAGCCAAGAAGTTAAGATTACACATCTTAATGAATTGAAAGAAGAAGCACAGACTTTTAACGAAGAGAATTTCTTAAAAATATTAAGCGATAAAAATGTCGCTTCTCAAAAAGGTTTATTGGAGATGTTCGATTCATCTATCGGTGCTACTACGGTTGCGATGCCTTTAGGTGGAAAATATCAGCAAACTTTGATGGAAGGAAGTGTTCAGACGTTGCCAATTTTAGGAGCAAAAGACGTCGAAACGGTTTCTTTGGCAAGTTGGGGATTTGATGCTGAAATTTCAAAGCAAAACTCATTGTTGGGAGCTTCTTATGCGGTGGTTGAAAGTGTTGCGAAAATCGTTGCGATGGGTGGCGATTATAAAAATATCAGATTCAGTTTCCAGGAATATTTTGAAAAATTAGGACAAAATCCAGAAAAGTGGGGGAAACCTTTGGCGTCTCTTTTAGGAGCTTATGATGCTCAAATCAATTTCGGTTTAGCAGCAATTGGAGGTAAAGATTCTATGAGTGGAACATACCAAGATTTGAATGTTCCACCAACGTTGATTTCATTTGCTTGTGCTAATGGAGAAAAGAAAAATATCATCTCTCCGGAATTTAAACAGGCGGGAAATAAACTGTATTTCTTCAATCATATTCCACAGGAAAACGGACTTCCAAACTATGATAAATTGAAAGATGTTTACGAACTTATTTTCGAAAATATCAAGGCTGGAAAAATTGTTTCTGTGAAGACAATTAAAGAAGGCGGAGTTGCAGTTGCTTTAGCAAAAATGAGTTTCGGAAACAGATTGGGAGCTGAAATAAATGTTGCTGACGAGAGTGTTTTATTAGCTAAAAATATTGGAAGTTTAATCATCGAATCAACTGAAGAATTAAGCTCTGTTGAACTTCAATTAATTGGTGAAGTTAAAAATTCAAGTGTTTTGAAAATCAGTAATTTGGATTTTGAAATCGAAAAATTACTTGAAGCCAATACGAAAACTTTTGAAAACCTTTTCTCAACGGTTGAAAAAGAAAAGATCGTGGTTGAATTGGATTCAAAACTGAACTCAATCAACCCAAGAAATATCGTTATCAAAAAACACGGATTGGCGAAGCCAAGAGTTTTTGCGCCGGTTTTCCCGGGGACAAATTGCGAATATGATACACTGAATGCATTCCAAAAAGAAGGTGCAATTGTAAGCAGTTTACCTTTAATAAATATCAATCATCAGTTGCTTGATGAGAGCATCGATGCGTGGGTGGAAGAAATTAAACAGTCACAGATTTTAGCATTCTCTGGAGGGTTTTCTGCGGGTGATGAACCGGACGGTTCTGCTAAGTTTATCGTGAATGTTTTGAAGAATGAAAAGATGAGAAATGCCGTTCACGAATTGCTCGACAGAGACGGAATGATCATCGGGATTTGTAATGGTTTCCAGGCATTGGTTAAATCCGGATTGTTGCCTTACGGAAGAATTAAAGACTTAGATGAAAATTCTCCGACGTTGGCTCACAATGCAATCAGAAGACACATTTCTCAGATGGTGAATGTAAAAGTTCTGAACGATGAATCGCCTTGGTTGAAAGGAATGAAAGATCAGGTTTTCACCATTCCGATTTCTCACGGTGAAGGTCGTTTTATGGCTTCAGAAGAAGAAATTCAGAAGTTGTATGAAAACGGACAGATTGCCACTCAATATTTAGATTTAGATGGAAACATCGCTCACGGAATGCCATTCAATCCAAATAACTCATTGTTTGGAATTGAAGGAATTACGAGTCCGTGTGGAAAAATCTATGGTAGAATGGGGCATCCTGAACGTTTCGCAGAAGGATTGATGAAAAACATTCCAACTGCGAATTATCACAATATATTTAAAAACGGAGTTGAATACTTCAAGTAGGCTTTAAGTTTCTGGCGATTAGCTTTTGGCTTTCGAACTAAAATCTAACGGATTCAAAAAACGGTTAGGTTTGGTGTTAGGAATAATAAAAAAGCAATTAATAATAAATGAAAAATGACTGTCAACAATGGCAGTCATTTTTTTTGTGAAAAAATTTAAAATAAATTGCAACATAAACGATGTGATTGCGTCTATTAAGTAGAAAGAATAAACCGGAACCAATTTTTGAAAACAACAGCAGTAAATATCAGTGACAAGGAATTGTTGGAGCTATGCGGTTCTGGCAACAATTCCGGATATTCTGTGCTTTACCAACGGTATTCTAAAGCTGCTTTCAATTCTATTTTTCGTCTTGTTAATGATAGGGAAGAAGCAGAAGATATTCTTCAGGAGGTTTTTGTGAAAGCATTTTCAGAAATAAAATCCTTAAAAAATACCGATAGTTTCGGAGGTTGGGTTAAACGGATTGCCATCAATCACGCACTCAATTTTTTACGGAAAAAGAAAATATATTTTGCGGAAATTGAAGATGATAAGATGTTGGATACAAAGGATGATGAACTTGAAGAAAAGCTGGATCTAGAATTCAGGATAGAGGAACTTCAAAATGTTATTGCAGAGCTTCCTTTACAGATCAGAACGATTGTTAATCTTTTTCTGTTTGAAAATATGCCACAGGAGGAAATTGCAAAAGAATTAAATATTCCGCCAGGCACGGTAAGAAGTTATTATCACCGTGCTAAAAAGAAAATTTTTGAAAAACTAACTCAAAAATGCAAAAATGAAAGATTCGCTTAAAAAATATATTGAAGATCATCGTGAGGAATTCGATACACTCGAAGTTCCGGAAGAAACGTTTGACAAAATAATGTCAAAACTGAACGAGCCTGCTATTTCAGAAAAAACAATTCCGTTATTTACTTGGAAAAAGTGGATTGCAGCCGCTTCTATAGTAATAATTTTCAGTGTTGGAAGCTTTGCTTTATGGAACCAAAAAGAAAATGAAAAATCGACTATTGCCATTCAGGAAAAAACTAAAACTGAAGATGAAAATTTAGTTGAAATTATAAAACCCAAAAATGAACTGAAAACTGCAAAAATAATGACGACAAAGCAGGAAAATAGCCCCAAAGTTTTTGAGAAAAATAATTTAAAGCATTCAAAAAGAATAGCAGAAACGAAAAATTTAGTTCAGGATAATAGCTCAGCAACAGAATACGATTTTGAGAATGTAAAGGCACTAGAATTAATGGCTGATGAATATTCTGCAAGCTCAAGACTGGAAGGGATTTCTCTGATAAACAATTTTTCGCCTTCAGATGAAAAAATGATTGCTATTTTATCTGAAAAAGCACTTTCAGACGAAAATACAAATGTACGATTGGCAGCAGTTGAAGCTTTGTCTGCACACATAGAAAATACAACTGTCAGAGATCACATTCGTGAGATTTTTCTTAATCAGGACGATCCGTTTGTTCAAAAAGAACTTATTGCCATTTTAGCTCAGAAAAATCCATCCAAATTAAATAGTGAAGTGAGTGCGAAGTTGAGGGAACTTACTCTAAATCCTACTACAGCGGCTTTCGTGAAAGATGAAGCCTATGCTGTTTTAATGAAATATTAAAAGCTTTTATATAAAAATCAATAAATTATTTAACAAATTAAAAAGTATGAAATCGCCATTATTAAGAATCATAAACACGTGTGAAGGTATAGCGATAACATAGGACAATTAAAAAACAATAAAAATCTACATATGAAAAAGATATATTTAATCATGTTTGCCATGATGACAGTTTCTTTCCATGCACAGGAAAACATCGAGCAAACCAATTCTGTAAAAGAAAACTCTAAAACATTTAAGGTTAAAAAGAATAATGGTAAACTTCTCATCAATCTTGGAAAAGTAACGGTTGAAGGTTATAATGGAAACGAAATTGTTTTTTCGCTGGAAGGTGAAGTTCCTGAAGTGGATAAACGCGCAGAAGGACTTCAGTCGATTAATGCTTTAGGAATCGTAGATAACACCGGACTTGGGATAAATGTCAACGAAAAAGATGGCATATTGGAAGTTAATCCGTTAAAAAAGATTTCTTTTCCCGAGATAAAAATCTTAGTTCCCGAAAATGTTATTGTTTCTTTTCAGCATCAATCACAGTATGGCGGAGAAGTAGTTTTCAGAAATATGCAGAATGAAATCGAAATTGCTGCAACGTATAATAGTATTAAATTGGAGAATATTACCGGCCCTGCTGTCGTAAAATCTATTTATGGAGATGTGGAAGCGGTATTTAAACAAAACGTAAAAGGCCCTTTGTCGATTATTTCTGTTTACGGATTTGCTGATGTTACACTTCCTAAATCGGTGAAAGCTAATCTTAAAACCACAACCTCTTATGGCGAAATTTATATGTCTCCGGATCTTAAAATTGATATTGAAAAGAAACAGGGTTTGGCACGTCAAGGCGATGAATTGATTGGAAAAGTGAATGGAGGCGGTACCAATATTGAAGTGCGTTCCGATTACAGTAAAATTTATTTAAGAGCAAAATGAGAACGCTGTTAATTCTTGCAGCGAGTTTCGTTTTCGGTCTTACTGCAGCGCAAACAGCCATTAATAAGAGCTTTCCTACCGATGAAAATCAAAAATTATCATTGAAATTTGATTATCCGCAACTGATTAAAATCAGTACTTGGGATAAATCTGAAGTTCAAATTTTGGGAACGGTTAACATTAATGAGAATGAACGAAACAATGCTTTTCAGATAAAAGAATCGAACGAAGGTAATTCTCTCGTTATTGAAGGCAAAATGTCTGAAATGAAAAATATTCCGCATCGTATCACAGTTCAAAAGGGAAGTCAGAAATTGATTTTTAAAAGCCGTGAAGAATATCAAAAATATTGTAAAGAAAACAATGTAACGTTTAGTTCAATGACTGATGGCGTTGATATTGATATCCAATTAGAAATAAAAGTTCCGAAATCTTTAGCTACGCAAATAGAATCTCAATATGGCTTGGTTGAAGTGAAAGATTTTGGTGGAACAATCAATGTGAATGCGATATACGGTGGAATTGATGCCACGATTTTGGATAGAAATGTTGGGAAGCTTTCTGCAGAAACCCATTTTGGACAAATTTATTCAAATTTAGATGCTAAATTCACGGGAAAAGACTCGAATGATTTTCGTACTTTAGTTACGACAACATTTGGAAACGGACCGCAATATATTCTGGAGTCTAAATACGGGAATATTTATCTGAGAAAATAATATCCATAATTAAAAATGAAAAACGAAATTCATCATAACAAAATGACTGTCATCAATGGCGGTCATTTTTCAGATTTAGAAGGTTTCTATGAAGAAATTTCTACTGTTTTTATGAAAGATACAGATTGGAAAGTGGGTACTTTGGATGGTTTTGATGATATACTTTACAGTGGTTTTGGTGTATTTGAAAACAGTGAAAAATTAGAAATCGTTTGGAAGGAATCTCAAAAATCAAAAGAAGATTTAGGTTTCGATTTAACTAAAGAATTCTATGAAAATAAAATAAGACAGGGGAAGCCTTTTAATGTGAAATTAATTCAGGGCAAACTTGATGAATTGATTGAGGGAAAAGGACAAACTCTTTTTGATATTTTAATTGAAATTATAGAATCGCACAAGAATATTACACTGATTTTAGAGTAATCTTTACGGTTTAATTAAAAAAAATATATTTCCAATACACCAAAATTCCAACAATAACCGAAGCAATAGCCATTAAAGTAACGGCTCCCGCAGAAATATCTTTAATAAAACCAATTCTTTTATCAAATTCAGGTTGAATGATATCACAGATTTTCTCGATTGCAGTGTTGAAAATCTCAGCCGATAAGACTCCAAATGAAACTATTAAAACTAAAACAGTATCTATTGTTGAAAGTTTCAGATAAAAAATCAAAAAAATGTTGATCAGTAAAGCAATAACTTCCATCTGAAAATTTCTTTCAGATCTAAACATGAAAAAAATACCTCGAAAAGCATTCAGAAAACTTTTATGAATCGGAGGTTTGCGCATAGCTTTTGATTTTTAACAAAGATAAATTTATTTTGATGGTTGTTAATAACTCTCCATATTATTCTTTTCTATCTGTTTTCTATTTGTTATATTTGTGGAAACTTATTTTTAAATCTATGAAATTTATTATTTCAAGTGGTGAACTGCAGAAGGCTTTGCAAACTGTAAGTGGCGTAATATCAAGTTCTCAGTCGAGACCGATTTTAGAAAACTATCTTTTTGAACTAAACGAAAACAACGTTACCATTACTGCATCTGATGGCGAAACAACGCTTATTACTTCTTTGGAAGTGAAGTCTGATGATTCTGGTAGATTTGCGGTTCCAGCTAAGATTTTTCAAGATTTTATTAAAACGTATGGCGAGCAGCCTCTTACTTTAGCGGTAAAAGATAACGCTGAAGGTACAGGAAGTTTGCTTGAAATTTTAGATGAAAAAGATAATTTTGCTGTAGCATTAGATAATGCAGACGATTATCCTGAAATTCCGGAATTTGATGCTTCTCAAAGTATCACAATGCCTGCAGGAGTTTTGTCTGAAGCGTTAACCAACACCCTTTTTGCAACAAGTAACGATTCTCTTCGTC from Chryseobacterium indoltheticum encodes the following:
- a CDS encoding SRPBCC family protein, yielding MENLSYDIIINAPKQKIWDVLWTPETYSEWTKYFNPKSISIMKSDWQVGGKTYFTNTEGEGMVSTIDSLEKPDQIVFKHLGMVDKEGNEDTQSKEVMEWNGSFEKYFLISLDDGTVKLQAEVQAESEWKDHMNEGFTKGLQIVKDLAESN
- a CDS encoding DoxX family protein, producing MKLLGILFITFALALVGTKIFEGNWNLLFSGNLGMAVFMIFTGFAHFKFQKGMALMIPKFIPAKMFWVYFTGLIEILTAIGLMIPSIRELTSILLIIFLILVFIANVYSSRKKVNLFKADYSGPGMAYLYKERIPMQIILITWTWYFGIYLN
- the purB gene encoding adenylosuccinate lyase, with product MNSYKNPLEERYSSEEMLFNFSHNNKFQNWRKLWIALAEIEKDLGLEITDEQIAELKANVDNIDYDKAAEYEKKFRHDVMAHVHAYGDVAPSAKGIIHLGATSAFVGDNTDLIQIRDGLLILKKKLVNVMKNLSDFAIQYKDLPTLGFTHFQPAQLTTVGKRATLWLQSLVLDIEELDFFLETLRFRGVKGTTGTAASFLELFNGDYSKVKHLDKELSKRFGFEKVFGVSGQTYDRKIDAKVVALLGNIAQSAHKFTNDLRLLQNLKEIEEPFEKNQIGSSAMAYKRNPMRSERIGALAKYVMSLTTSSAMVASTQWFERTLDDSANKRLTIPQAFLAVDAILLIWNNIMNGIVVYPNRINKHIMEELPFMATEYIIMEEVKAGGDRQEIHEVIRVHSMEASKKVKEEGKENDLIERILNDDSLKLDKSKLKEVLDPKNFIGFAPIQTEEFIANEVQPIIDANKDLIGLEADLKV
- a CDS encoding phosphoribosylformylglycinamidine synthase: MSNNKRIFVEKRGIFDVESPKIFDEVKAVVPSIQSVKVYNVYDIFGLNDGEFEKVVNSTFVDPVTDILIEENPAQGIHFALEFLPGQYDQRADSAQQCIALLTENEKSKVRSGKLIEFEGVSESDLVKIKDLLINKVESQEKDLSTLNIPAEETPSKVIVHEGFINFDDAQLEEFFNNHGFALGLDDLKFIQEYFKTEQRNPTETELKVLDTYWSDHCRHTTFETELSNIEFEGQFKHTLETIFNDYIEKRKFLGRELKPISLMDLATVCGRYFSKTGKLDNLVVSDEINACTIQIEAEYDGKKEPWYLLFKNETHNHPTEIEPFGGASTCLGGAIRDPLSGRSFVFQAMRLTGAADVLESVDKTLPGKLPQKTITKQAANGYSSYGNQIGLATTMVSEIYDEGYKAKRMEVGFVAGAVPVDWVRREKPEAGDSIIILGGATGRDGVGGASGSSKEQDETSIHTMSSEVQKGNAVEERKIQRLFRNPEVTRLIKKSNDFGAGGVSVAIGEIADSLEVNLDVLPLKYEGLNGTELAISESQERMAVVVEPKDKEQFIKFCEAENIVAVEVAKVTDSGRMQMFWKGDKIVDLSREFLDTNGCSKSQEVKITHLNELKEEAQTFNEENFLKILSDKNVASQKGLLEMFDSSIGATTVAMPLGGKYQQTLMEGSVQTLPILGAKDVETVSLASWGFDAEISKQNSLLGASYAVVESVAKIVAMGGDYKNIRFSFQEYFEKLGQNPEKWGKPLASLLGAYDAQINFGLAAIGGKDSMSGTYQDLNVPPTLISFACANGEKKNIISPEFKQAGNKLYFFNHIPQENGLPNYDKLKDVYELIFENIKAGKIVSVKTIKEGGVAVALAKMSFGNRLGAEINVADESVLLAKNIGSLIIESTEELSSVELQLIGEVKNSSVLKISNLDFEIEKLLEANTKTFENLFSTVEKEKIVVELDSKLNSINPRNIVIKKHGLAKPRVFAPVFPGTNCEYDTLNAFQKEGAIVSSLPLININHQLLDESIDAWVEEIKQSQILAFSGGFSAGDEPDGSAKFIVNVLKNEKMRNAVHELLDRDGMIIGICNGFQALVKSGLLPYGRIKDLDENSPTLAHNAIRRHISQMVNVKVLNDESPWLKGMKDQVFTIPISHGEGRFMASEEEIQKLYENGQIATQYLDLDGNIAHGMPFNPNNSLFGIEGITSPCGKIYGRMGHPERFAEGLMKNIPTANYHNIFKNGVEYFK
- a CDS encoding RNA polymerase sigma factor is translated as MKTTAVNISDKELLELCGSGNNSGYSVLYQRYSKAAFNSIFRLVNDREEAEDILQEVFVKAFSEIKSLKNTDSFGGWVKRIAINHALNFLRKKKIYFAEIEDDKMLDTKDDELEEKLDLEFRIEELQNVIAELPLQIRTIVNLFLFENMPQEEIAKELNIPPGTVRSYYHRAKKKIFEKLTQKCKNERFA
- a CDS encoding HEAT repeat domain-containing protein — protein: MKDSLKKYIEDHREEFDTLEVPEETFDKIMSKLNEPAISEKTIPLFTWKKWIAAASIVIIFSVGSFALWNQKENEKSTIAIQEKTKTEDENLVEIIKPKNELKTAKIMTTKQENSPKVFEKNNLKHSKRIAETKNLVQDNSSATEYDFENVKALELMADEYSASSRLEGISLINNFSPSDEKMIAILSEKALSDENTNVRLAAVEALSAHIENTTVRDHIREIFLNQDDPFVQKELIAILAQKNPSKLNSEVSAKLRELTLNPTTAAFVKDEAYAVLMKY
- a CDS encoding DUF4097 family beta strand repeat-containing protein; this translates as MKKIYLIMFAMMTVSFHAQENIEQTNSVKENSKTFKVKKNNGKLLINLGKVTVEGYNGNEIVFSLEGEVPEVDKRAEGLQSINALGIVDNTGLGINVNEKDGILEVNPLKKISFPEIKILVPENVIVSFQHQSQYGGEVVFRNMQNEIEIAATYNSIKLENITGPAVVKSIYGDVEAVFKQNVKGPLSIISVYGFADVTLPKSVKANLKTTTSYGEIYMSPDLKIDIEKKQGLARQGDELIGKVNGGGTNIEVRSDYSKIYLRAK
- a CDS encoding DUF4097 family beta strand repeat-containing protein yields the protein MRTLLILAASFVFGLTAAQTAINKSFPTDENQKLSLKFDYPQLIKISTWDKSEVQILGTVNINENERNNAFQIKESNEGNSLVIEGKMSEMKNIPHRITVQKGSQKLIFKSREEYQKYCKENNVTFSSMTDGVDIDIQLEIKVPKSLATQIESQYGLVEVKDFGGTINVNAIYGGIDATILDRNVGKLSAETHFGQIYSNLDAKFTGKDSNDFRTLVTTTFGNGPQYILESKYGNIYLRK
- a CDS encoding barstar family protein, with the protein product MKNEIHHNKMTVINGGHFSDLEGFYEEISTVFMKDTDWKVGTLDGFDDILYSGFGVFENSEKLEIVWKESQKSKEDLGFDLTKEFYENKIRQGKPFNVKLIQGKLDELIEGKGQTLFDILIEIIESHKNITLILE
- a CDS encoding diacylglycerol kinase family protein: MRKPPIHKSFLNAFRGIFFMFRSERNFQMEVIALLINIFLIFYLKLSTIDTVLVLIVSFGVLSAEIFNTAIEKICDIIQPEFDKRIGFIKDISAGAVTLMAIASVIVGILVYWKYIFFN